One Erinaceus europaeus chromosome 5, mEriEur2.1, whole genome shotgun sequence genomic window carries:
- the LOC132538626 gene encoding serine/threonine-protein phosphatase 2A catalytic subunit beta isoform-like, producing MCDLLWSDPDDCGGWDVSPRGAGYTFGQDISETFNHANGLTLVSRAHQLVMEGYNWCHDWNVVTIFSAPNYCYRCGNQAAIMELNDTLKYSFLQFDPAPRRGEPHVTCRTPDYFL from the coding sequence ATGTGTGACTTGCTGTGGTCAGATCCAGACGACTGTGGTGGTTGGGATGTGTCTCCTCGAGGAGCTGGTTATACTTTTGGGCAAGATATTTCTGAGACATTTAATCATGCCAATGGCCTCACGTTGGTGTCTAGAGCTCACCAGCTGGTGATGGAGGGATATAACTGGTGCCATGACTGGAATGTAGTAACGATTTTCAGTGCTCCAAACTATTGTTATCGTTGTGGTAACCAAGCTGCAATCATGGAACTTAATGATACTCTAAAATACTCTTTCTTGCAGTTTGATCCAGCTCCTCGCAGAGGTGAGCCACATGTCACCTGTCGTACCCCAGACTACTTCCTGTAA